The genomic stretch ACACTACAACACGTATCGTCGAATACTGGCGCATGTGGTGTATGAAGAAGAAATTGCGAGGTTGGTGGGAGAATACAATCAAAGAGGAGAGCATGGCGAAGTGTATGTGATGGATGGGAAAACACCACGCGGAACACGCAAGAAGGATGAAGACGGATCAGAATATTTATTGAGCGTGTATGATGTGGAACAGGCGAAAGTGCTGTCTCAAGTTGCGGTGGGTCGCAAAGAAAATGAGATCACGCAGGCTCCCGAAGCCTTGAAAAAGGTGGAAATCTCTCGAAAAATCATCACCGCAGACGCCATGCACACCCAAAAAGCGGTATCGGCTCAAATTATCAACCAGGGTGGTGACTATGTCTTTCCAGTCAAGGAAAATCAACTTCGGCTATATCAAAATATTCAACAACTCTTTGCGCCCGAATATCCGAAACCCGGCTTTGGGAAAATTCAAATGGATTTCCTCACTACACAAAAAGTGAGTAAGGGTCACGGCCGTTTGGAAACTCGCATCCTTACTACAAGTGAAATGCTGAACCCGTATTCGACCTGGCCGGGCTTAGCGCAAGTCTATCGTCTCGAACGTCAATTTCAATGGTGGCGCTCTGGACGTTGTTATCGTACTTCGAATGAAGTGGAGTTCGGAATTACAAGCTTGTCGCGCACCAACGCGTCACCGGCGCGTCTCTTGAAGATTCGTCGAGCGCATTGGGGTATCGAAACAGGACTTCACGGCCGTCGTGACGTGATCTTTAAAGAAGATACAACACGAATGACCGTGAAGTCATGGCCTCGATCAACAACTTAGTGATCGCTCTCACTCGACAAGCAAAATTCCATAATACCGCTCAAGCCCGACGCTGGTTTGCTGCTCATATCTCTGACGCGTTTTCACTGCTCACGACACCCTTTTCCCGACTTTGGTAAAGCCATGGGTGATATTCTTGCACCACTTTCTC from candidate division WOR-3 bacterium encodes the following:
- a CDS encoding ISAs1 family transposase, which produces MNAEGVEYDSGSVFERLGQLTDIRKARGKRFSLESILTIIVMAKMCGEDTPSAIADWAKNHQEQILKLLQLKRPKLPHYNTYRRILAHVVYEEEIARLVGEYNQRGEHGEVYVMDGKTPRGTRKKDEDGSEYLLSVYDVEQAKVLSQVAVGRKENEITQAPEALKKVEISRKIITADAMHTQKAVSAQIINQGGDYVFPVKENQLRLYQNIQQLFAPEYPKPGFGKIQMDFLTTQKVSKGHGRLETRILTTSEMLNPYSTWPGLAQVYRLERQFQWWRSGRCYRTSNEVEFGITSLSRTNASPARLLKIRRAHWGIETGLHGRRDVIFKEDTTRMTVKSWPRSTT